A single Natrinema pellirubrum DSM 15624 DNA region contains:
- a CDS encoding ABC transporter substrate-binding protein, whose protein sequence is MSGPAPLAFQLNWEPNGFQAPYFLAREAGHYEAEGLAVEFVEGHGSPYAAERAAQGDADIALAGASAVLAKRSEGFEPRAIAAVTQKTPAAVYTLRDVFGEPLSEPEQLAGRTVAPSATKTRILTAQLLEDAGIRDEVDLLEVDPHTHHRVQHKVIDGTVDAAVGVVTNGIEIGREHDRTPDELPIGEFLDIYGMTLVTSPEFAADHPGRLRSFLRATARGWADATRDPERAIDVLVDRNATLERNRAIERLKFETAANRLQFTPYVRDHGWGAQDPDRWQRLGETLSETALLEGEIDPDAAWTDEFRPDDEQLVAEYADRARPTAD, encoded by the coding sequence ATGAGCGGACCCGCTCCGCTCGCCTTCCAACTCAACTGGGAGCCCAACGGCTTCCAAGCGCCGTATTTCCTCGCCCGCGAGGCGGGCCACTACGAGGCCGAGGGGCTCGCCGTCGAGTTCGTCGAGGGCCACGGCTCGCCGTACGCGGCCGAACGCGCGGCCCAGGGCGACGCCGATATCGCACTGGCCGGGGCCAGCGCCGTCCTGGCGAAACGGAGCGAGGGGTTCGAGCCGCGGGCGATCGCCGCGGTGACCCAGAAGACGCCCGCGGCCGTCTACACCTTGCGCGACGTCTTCGGCGAGCCCCTCTCCGAGCCCGAACAGCTGGCCGGCCGGACCGTCGCGCCATCCGCGACGAAGACCCGGATCCTCACGGCACAGTTGCTCGAGGACGCGGGGATCCGCGACGAGGTCGACCTGCTCGAGGTCGATCCTCACACCCACCACCGCGTCCAGCACAAGGTGATCGACGGGACCGTCGACGCGGCGGTCGGCGTCGTCACGAACGGGATCGAGATCGGCCGCGAACACGACCGGACGCCCGACGAACTGCCGATCGGTGAGTTCCTCGATATCTACGGAATGACGCTGGTCACGAGTCCCGAGTTCGCGGCCGACCACCCCGGACGGCTCCGATCGTTCCTCCGGGCGACCGCCCGCGGTTGGGCCGACGCGACCCGCGACCCCGAACGGGCGATCGACGTCCTCGTCGACCGGAACGCTACCCTCGAGCGCAATCGAGCGATCGAGCGGTTGAAATTCGAGACCGCCGCCAACCGGCTGCAGTTCACGCCGTACGTCCGCGACCACGGCTGGGGGGCACAGGACCCCGACCGCTGGCAGCGACTCGGCGAGACGCTGTCCGAGACGGCGCTGCTCGAGGGCGAGATCGACCCCGACGCCGCGTGGACCGACGAGTTCCGGCCCGACGACGAGCAACTGGTGGCAGAGTACGCCGACCGGGCGCGACCGACGGCGGACTGA
- a CDS encoding HAD family hydrolase, with amino-acid sequence MTLDHDYDFWLLDLDGTLVDVEWSYTRGVFDRVGDRLGREFSDRQAEIIWNGLTGSRDRQLEAWGVDPDAFWTAFHEEEDPIERAERTYLHEDAAVVGDLEVPVGLVTHCQEFLTEPVLDHLDIHDWFDARLCCTEETGWKPDPTPVERVMNDLGVGHNGHRGVLAGDGACDVGAAWNAGLDAIHVERVGHEQRGRCVLGDHRVTSFDELY; translated from the coding sequence ATGACCCTCGACCACGACTACGACTTCTGGTTGCTCGATCTCGACGGGACCCTCGTCGACGTCGAGTGGTCCTACACGCGGGGGGTCTTCGACCGGGTCGGCGACCGGCTCGGTCGCGAGTTTTCCGATCGGCAGGCAGAGATCATCTGGAACGGCCTGACCGGCTCCCGGGACCGCCAACTCGAGGCGTGGGGGGTCGATCCCGACGCGTTCTGGACGGCCTTCCACGAGGAGGAGGACCCGATCGAGCGGGCCGAACGGACCTACCTCCACGAAGACGCCGCCGTCGTCGGCGATCTCGAGGTGCCGGTCGGGCTGGTCACACACTGCCAGGAGTTTCTCACCGAGCCCGTCCTGGATCACCTCGACATCCACGACTGGTTCGACGCGCGGCTGTGCTGTACCGAGGAGACCGGCTGGAAGCCGGATCCGACCCCCGTCGAGCGGGTGATGAACGACCTCGGCGTCGGCCACAACGGCCACCGCGGCGTCCTCGCGGGCGACGGGGCCTGTGACGTGGGTGCGGCCTGGAACGCCGGCCTCGACGCCATCCACGTCGAGCGCGTCGGCCACGAGCAACGGGGCCGCTGCGTTCTCGGGGACCACCGGGTCACGTCCTTCGACGAACTGTACTGA
- a CDS encoding glutathione S-transferase N-terminal domain-containing protein, translated as MLELYQAEDCPHSATVRETLTELGVSYVIHNPRRPGSDGEVLNEWAHEAMTDLGGKDAIPFLVDTDRQEQRYESDEIVDYLEEYYG; from the coding sequence ATGCTCGAACTCTATCAGGCGGAGGACTGCCCGCATAGCGCGACGGTTCGGGAGACGTTGACGGAACTCGGCGTCTCGTACGTGATTCACAACCCCCGTCGGCCCGGAAGCGACGGCGAGGTTCTCAACGAATGGGCCCACGAGGCCATGACGGATCTCGGTGGCAAGGACGCCATCCCCTTTCTCGTCGACACCGACCGGCAAGAACAGCGCTACGAGAGCGACGAGATCGTCGACTATCTCGAGGAGTACTACGGGTAG
- the hemA gene encoding glutamyl-tRNA reductase, protein MSTGVVTAARVTHGSGSVDQLAAASPDGQSSAVEELLAVPDVEEAYVLSTCNRVEAYVVGPDHAVGRAALEEFFAGVADEAVVVTDHDESLRHLMRVAAGLESVILGEDQIIGQVRTAYEDSRDAGGIGSMLEAGVTKAIHVGERARTETAINEGVVSLGSAATRRAAEEIALEDATALVVGAGEMGQLAARSLAAADVAEVVIANRTVAHADHLVDDLEADTDAEAAPLEALDSVASRADVVVTATGSEEPVLEPRHLEGPSEQVVVDLGQPRDVAPAADDLSSVRVFDLDDLESITAETRDKRTDAAREVEAIVDREFDLLTEQYKRARADEAIAAMYEAAERMKDREVETALSHLEEPSEQHREVLESMADSLINQLLAAPTKSLREAAAEDDWSTIHTALQLFDPEFGENDGPIAPPSIAPNTGSGEASIGATDDD, encoded by the coding sequence ATGTCGACCGGAGTCGTCACTGCGGCGCGAGTGACACACGGAAGCGGTAGCGTCGACCAGCTCGCCGCTGCCAGTCCCGACGGCCAGTCAAGCGCCGTTGAGGAGCTGCTGGCCGTTCCCGACGTCGAGGAGGCATACGTCCTCTCGACGTGCAACCGGGTCGAAGCCTACGTCGTCGGGCCGGACCACGCCGTCGGTCGAGCCGCCCTCGAGGAGTTCTTCGCCGGCGTCGCGGACGAGGCAGTCGTCGTGACCGACCACGACGAGAGCTTACGCCATCTCATGCGTGTCGCCGCCGGCCTCGAGTCGGTGATCCTCGGCGAGGACCAGATCATCGGGCAGGTCCGGACCGCCTACGAGGATTCGCGCGACGCCGGCGGCATCGGCTCGATGCTCGAGGCCGGCGTCACGAAGGCGATCCACGTCGGCGAACGCGCCCGCACCGAGACCGCGATCAACGAGGGCGTCGTCTCGCTTGGCTCGGCCGCGACCCGCCGGGCCGCCGAGGAGATCGCGCTCGAGGACGCGACCGCGCTGGTCGTCGGGGCCGGCGAGATGGGGCAACTCGCCGCGCGGAGTCTCGCGGCCGCCGACGTCGCGGAAGTCGTCATCGCCAACCGGACCGTCGCCCACGCCGACCACCTCGTCGACGACCTCGAGGCCGACACCGACGCCGAGGCTGCGCCGCTCGAGGCGCTCGATTCCGTCGCCTCGCGCGCCGACGTCGTCGTCACGGCGACCGGCAGCGAGGAGCCGGTCCTCGAACCCCGCCATCTCGAGGGCCCGAGCGAGCAGGTCGTCGTCGATCTGGGCCAGCCCAGAGACGTTGCCCCGGCGGCCGACGACCTGTCGTCCGTTCGGGTCTTCGATCTGGACGACCTCGAGTCGATTACTGCGGAGACACGCGACAAACGCACCGACGCCGCTCGCGAGGTCGAGGCGATCGTCGATCGGGAGTTCGATCTCCTGACCGAACAGTACAAGCGCGCCCGCGCCGACGAGGCCATCGCGGCGATGTACGAGGCCGCCGAGCGGATGAAGGACCGAGAGGTCGAGACCGCCCTCTCGCATCTCGAGGAGCCGTCGGAGCAACACCGCGAGGTCCTCGAGTCGATGGCCGACTCGCTGATCAACCAACTGCTCGCCGCGCCGACCAAGAGCCTGCGAGAGGCCGCGGCCGAGGACGACTGGAGTACGATCCACACCGCCTTGCAGCTGTTCGATCCGGAGTTCGGCGAGAACGACGGTCCGATCGCTCCCCCCTCGATCGCTCCCAACACCGGGAGCGGCGAGGCGAGCATCGGCGCAACCGACGACGATTGA
- a CDS encoding precorrin-2 dehydrogenase/sirohydrochlorin ferrochelatase family protein, translated as MIPLLHDFTNETVLIFGGGPVGSRKARRFAREARVIVVSPAFADREFGGAERVRAAPDPADVPAWLERIEPALVVAATDDAAVNEAVADAARERGALVNRADRSGERDVGSVVVPATVREDPVTVAVATGGTAPALSKYLREELEETLSGAGEMARVCGELRAELKARDVPAERRRAIVTDVVNSPDLWTALRTGTSNCAQVIEDVLGEEHSGGDRT; from the coding sequence ATGATACCGCTTTTGCACGATTTCACGAACGAGACGGTGCTGATCTTCGGCGGCGGTCCCGTCGGGTCCCGAAAGGCCCGGCGGTTCGCCCGCGAGGCACGGGTGATCGTCGTCAGCCCGGCCTTCGCCGATCGCGAGTTCGGCGGGGCCGAACGGGTCCGAGCCGCGCCCGACCCCGCGGACGTCCCGGCGTGGCTCGAGCGGATCGAGCCCGCGCTGGTCGTCGCCGCGACCGACGACGCGGCGGTCAACGAGGCCGTCGCCGACGCGGCCCGCGAGCGGGGGGCGTTGGTCAACCGTGCCGATCGCTCGGGGGAACGCGACGTCGGCAGCGTCGTCGTCCCCGCGACCGTCCGCGAGGACCCGGTGACCGTCGCCGTCGCGACCGGCGGCACCGCGCCCGCACTGAGCAAGTACCTTCGTGAAGAACTCGAGGAGACGCTTTCGGGGGCCGGCGAGATGGCACGGGTCTGTGGCGAGTTGCGGGCGGAACTCAAGGCCCGCGACGTGCCGGCGGAGCGCCGCCGGGCGATCGTCACCGACGTCGTCAATTCCCCGGACCTTTGGACAGCTTTACGTACGGGTACTTCCAACTGTGCCCAAGTGATCGAGGACGTGCTCGGCGAGGAACACTCAGGGGGTGATCGAACGTGA
- the ahbB gene encoding siroheme decarboxylase subunit beta, with protein sequence MTTDVDLTERERAVVNAYQGGFPVVERPFEPAAAAMRDHGVDITATELLETIRDLDDRGVLSRFGPLVNAQEIGGAATLVAMHAPEDRFDEIVETVNDHREVAHNYEREHPHLNVWFVVSVADEDRVETVLDEIEAETGQETYNLPKKREFRVEAKFYVDGPLDGDGDIEAAGIDRSDLGPAIEPTDAATLAPAERDLVIEVQGGMPLTATPYADVADAIGQDREWVLETIKRFDREGKIRRIGVVPNHYALGYTENGMTVWNVPDEIVPEVGPEIAALPFVTHCYRRPRHEGVWPYNFFAMTHGRSEAESQQRVEQVRERMEEYWDVTANDWDTLHSTQILKKTGIRMAERADANTREQ encoded by the coding sequence ATGACCACGGACGTCGATCTCACGGAGCGCGAGCGGGCGGTCGTCAACGCCTATCAGGGCGGGTTCCCCGTCGTGGAACGACCGTTCGAACCGGCGGCAGCCGCCATGCGCGACCACGGGGTCGACATTACGGCCACCGAGCTGCTCGAGACGATCCGCGACCTCGACGACCGGGGCGTTCTCTCGCGGTTCGGGCCGCTCGTCAACGCCCAGGAGATCGGCGGCGCGGCGACGCTGGTCGCCATGCACGCCCCCGAGGACCGGTTCGACGAGATCGTCGAGACGGTCAACGACCACCGCGAGGTGGCCCACAACTACGAGCGCGAACACCCCCACCTCAACGTCTGGTTCGTCGTCAGCGTCGCAGACGAGGACCGCGTCGAAACCGTCCTCGACGAGATCGAGGCCGAAACGGGACAGGAGACGTACAATCTGCCGAAAAAGCGGGAGTTCCGCGTCGAGGCCAAGTTCTACGTCGACGGCCCGCTGGACGGCGACGGGGATATCGAGGCAGCCGGCATCGACCGCTCGGATCTGGGGCCCGCGATCGAGCCGACCGACGCGGCGACGCTTGCCCCGGCCGAACGCGACCTCGTGATCGAGGTCCAGGGCGGCATGCCCCTGACGGCGACGCCCTACGCCGACGTCGCCGACGCGATCGGGCAGGACCGCGAGTGGGTCCTCGAGACGATCAAACGGTTCGACCGCGAGGGCAAGATCCGCCGGATCGGTGTCGTGCCGAATCACTACGCCCTGGGGTACACGGAAAACGGCATGACGGTCTGGAACGTCCCCGATGAAATCGTCCCCGAGGTCGGCCCCGAAATCGCCGCGCTTCCGTTCGTGACACACTGTTACCGGCGGCCGCGTCACGAGGGCGTCTGGCCGTACAACTTCTTCGCGATGACTCACGGCCGTAGCGAGGCCGAAAGCCAGCAGCGAGTCGAACAGGTTCGGGAACGGATGGAGGAGTACTGGGACGTAACGGCCAACGACTGGGATACCTTGCACTCAACGCAGATCTTGAAGAAGACCGGCATACGAATGGCGGAACGAGCCGATGCGAACACGAGAGAGCAGTAG
- a CDS encoding DUF5778 family protein: protein MADANQQPIDEDLYQRTKALLEPGEIDLNGAIVHTDYDGQEDVKMMQATIDVGDIIAEQSGYDPTDCFVHSGNDDPDFSSNQHQGLTLADEEFVWECQQLLREGSFDIVIYYRATADHEAILEGIRELGFDVTGVEGE, encoded by the coding sequence ATGGCAGACGCGAACCAACAGCCGATCGACGAGGACCTCTACCAGCGGACCAAGGCACTGCTCGAGCCCGGCGAGATCGATCTCAACGGGGCGATCGTCCACACCGACTACGACGGCCAGGAGGACGTCAAGATGATGCAGGCGACGATCGACGTCGGCGACATCATCGCCGAACAGTCCGGCTACGACCCGACGGACTGTTTCGTCCACTCGGGCAACGACGACCCCGACTTCTCCTCGAACCAGCACCAGGGTCTGACGCTGGCGGACGAGGAGTTCGTCTGGGAGTGTCAGCAACTGCTGCGCGAGGGTAGCTTCGACATCGTCATCTACTACCGGGCCACGGCCGACCACGAAGCCATCCTCGAGGGGATCCGCGAGTTGGGGTTCGACGTGACCGGCGTCGAAGGCGAGTAA
- the uppS gene encoding polyprenyl diphosphate synthase, with the protein MKRWLRKRVDAAYERLLAREVSGAPTHVAVIQDGNRRYARKRGGDAHEGHRAGAETTERVLEWCQDIGVEELTLYTFSTENFDRPDEQNEALFDLLCEKLHEFADADRVHDNEVCIRVIGETDMLPERVQHAVEYAERRTHDYDRFTLNIALAYGGRSRLLEATRGVAADVEAGDLDPEEIDIEDIERRLYDRPIRDVDLIIRPAGEERTSNFLPWHANGNEAAVFFCTPYWPEFSKADFLRGIRTYEHRAESWRRTRARRALALFGAVSETELAEARAIVDRFRDSLPSAERPDADDLEAGDSGSQAAD; encoded by the coding sequence ATGAAGCGGTGGCTCCGAAAACGCGTCGACGCGGCGTACGAGCGGTTGCTCGCCCGCGAAGTGTCGGGTGCGCCGACCCACGTCGCCGTCATTCAAGACGGCAACCGGCGGTACGCCCGCAAGCGGGGCGGCGACGCCCACGAGGGCCACCGCGCAGGGGCCGAGACGACCGAACGCGTCCTCGAGTGGTGTCAGGACATCGGCGTCGAGGAGTTGACGCTGTACACGTTCTCGACGGAGAACTTCGACCGTCCCGACGAGCAAAACGAGGCACTGTTCGACCTGCTGTGTGAGAAACTCCACGAGTTCGCGGACGCCGACCGCGTCCACGACAACGAGGTCTGCATTCGCGTAATCGGCGAGACGGACATGCTCCCCGAGCGGGTCCAACACGCCGTCGAATACGCCGAACGCCGCACGCACGACTACGACCGGTTCACGCTCAACATCGCGCTTGCGTACGGCGGTCGCTCGCGACTGCTCGAGGCCACCCGCGGAGTCGCCGCGGACGTGGAGGCGGGCGACCTCGACCCCGAGGAGATCGACATCGAGGACATCGAACGACGGCTATACGACCGGCCGATCCGGGACGTCGACCTGATAATTCGACCAGCCGGCGAAGAGCGCACCTCGAACTTCCTGCCCTGGCACGCCAACGGCAACGAGGCGGCCGTCTTCTTCTGTACACCCTACTGGCCGGAGTTCTCCAAGGCCGACTTCCTGCGGGGGATCCGCACCTACGAACACCGCGCGGAGTCGTGGCGGCGGACCCGCGCCCGGCGCGCGCTGGCCCTGTTCGGTGCCGTCAGCGAGACGGAACTCGCCGAGGCCCGGGCGATCGTCGATCGGTTCCGCGACTCGCTGCCCTCCGCCGAGCGGCCCGACGCCGACGATCTCGAGGCCGGTGACTCGGGTAGTCAGGCCGCGGACTGA
- a CDS encoding DUF7344 domain-containing protein — translation MPTPNTAPPVDVERFVRLTNVPLDEAYTLLANPRTRLALHALSAAEPPVSVTELAAVVADRDGADERTVEASLVHAVLPKLVGADVLEYDGETGRIRLERPVVVAADPFTDPSLPGRSGPNASP, via the coding sequence ATGCCGACTCCGAACACCGCCCCTCCAGTCGACGTCGAACGGTTCGTTCGGCTGACGAACGTCCCGCTCGACGAGGCGTACACGCTCCTCGCGAACCCGCGGACGCGTCTCGCCTTGCACGCGCTATCGGCGGCCGAACCACCGGTTTCGGTCACCGAATTGGCCGCCGTCGTCGCCGACCGGGACGGCGCCGACGAGCGGACCGTTGAAGCGTCGCTCGTCCACGCCGTCCTCCCGAAACTCGTGGGTGCGGACGTTCTCGAGTACGACGGTGAGACCGGTCGAATCCGTCTCGAGCGCCCGGTCGTCGTGGCCGCGGATCCGTTCACGGACCCGTCGCTGCCCGGCCGATCGGGGCCGAACGCGTCCCCGTAA
- a CDS encoding undecaprenyl diphosphate synthase family protein has protein sequence MGLYERYLAFRIRRHDGDPPDHVALVITERDLLERGAYETLTDFFEWATEYASRITVYVSVLDEAAVPALQRELETIDAPRPVAVRGPGDRARADAPIRIGIGLGGKHEFTSAVRTLAERVDAGELAPDEIDDDSVEDHLIFPSEPDLVIKTGAERLSDFMIWQSVYSELYFTDVNWRNFRKRDFLRAVREYCNRSRRFGR, from the coding sequence GTGGGACTGTACGAACGGTACCTCGCCTTTCGGATCCGGCGTCACGACGGCGACCCGCCCGATCACGTCGCGCTCGTGATCACCGAGCGCGATCTCCTAGAACGGGGAGCCTACGAGACGCTGACCGATTTCTTCGAGTGGGCCACGGAGTATGCATCGCGGATTACGGTCTACGTGAGCGTCCTCGACGAGGCCGCGGTGCCGGCCCTGCAACGGGAACTCGAGACGATCGACGCGCCGCGGCCGGTCGCGGTTCGGGGTCCGGGCGATCGGGCCCGGGCCGACGCGCCGATCCGAATCGGGATCGGGCTCGGCGGGAAACACGAGTTCACCAGCGCGGTCCGAACGCTGGCCGAACGGGTCGACGCGGGCGAGTTAGCGCCCGACGAGATCGACGACGACAGCGTCGAGGACCACCTGATCTTCCCGTCGGAGCCGGACCTGGTGATCAAGACCGGAGCCGAACGGCTCTCGGATTTCATGATCTGGCAGTCGGTCTACTCGGAACTGTACTTCACCGACGTGAACTGGCGGAACTTCCGCAAGCGGGACTTCCTCCGGGCGGTCCGAGAGTACTGTAACCGGTCGCGGCGGTTCGGCCGCTGA
- a CDS encoding DUF92 domain-containing protein, whose protein sequence is MTAPVRRAGVFAALCTLSLAVPLFGPQAGAAVAGVVLLGAYLVPEGSLFDLLAYPGDYEDARLYGLITFVLAGVALGLIATAASMSVAVFVGTILLVGYGNLGEQLVRLRTDNDVVRVAGFCLAGSLAAVAGLAGTRALAGDPVAAALPVVVFLAASGAVLGALLRDMLLRSDDPIVVLSVGLLLWLLAELGPSIGRLEIVVALAVTVALGYASYALETASIAGMLTGVLLVLLTIVLGGYGWVAVLVSFFAIGGLSTKFRYDRKTELGVAEDNNGARGSGNVLGNAAVALVAVLGYAASDAGLLPHEPGLFLFAFAGSIATAMSDTLSSEIGSVFDRPRLITTLEPVEPGTDGGVTWQGELAGLTGATVVAAITAGVFPEIDLVGGAIVVVAGVVGMTVDSLLGATLEGPLLGNQSVNFLATLSGALASAALVLVVPLLG, encoded by the coding sequence GTGACAGCACCCGTTCGGCGAGCCGGCGTGTTCGCGGCGCTCTGTACGCTCTCGCTCGCCGTGCCGCTCTTCGGTCCGCAGGCAGGAGCCGCCGTCGCGGGCGTCGTCCTGCTCGGGGCCTACCTCGTCCCCGAGGGGTCGCTGTTCGACCTGCTCGCCTACCCGGGCGACTACGAGGACGCGCGGCTGTACGGTCTGATCACGTTCGTCCTCGCGGGGGTCGCCCTCGGGCTCATCGCGACCGCGGCGTCGATGTCGGTCGCCGTCTTCGTCGGGACGATCCTGCTGGTCGGCTACGGGAATCTCGGCGAGCAACTCGTCAGGCTCCGGACGGACAACGACGTCGTTCGCGTCGCCGGTTTCTGTCTCGCGGGGAGCCTGGCCGCCGTCGCCGGACTGGCGGGGACGCGGGCTCTCGCCGGCGATCCCGTCGCCGCGGCGCTGCCGGTCGTCGTCTTTCTGGCCGCGAGCGGTGCCGTTCTCGGCGCGTTGCTCCGGGACATGCTGTTGCGGTCCGACGACCCGATCGTCGTCCTCTCGGTTGGCCTCCTGCTGTGGCTGCTCGCCGAACTCGGCCCCTCGATCGGCCGCCTCGAGATCGTCGTCGCGCTCGCGGTCACGGTCGCGCTCGGCTACGCCTCCTACGCCCTCGAGACGGCCTCGATCGCCGGGATGCTCACCGGCGTCTTGCTCGTCTTGCTGACGATCGTCCTCGGCGGGTACGGCTGGGTCGCCGTCCTCGTTTCCTTTTTCGCCATCGGCGGCCTCTCGACGAAGTTCCGGTACGACCGCAAGACGGAACTCGGCGTCGCCGAGGACAACAACGGGGCCCGCGGCAGCGGCAACGTCCTGGGCAACGCCGCGGTCGCGCTCGTTGCCGTCCTCGGCTACGCGGCCAGCGACGCCGGATTGCTCCCCCACGAACCAGGGCTATTTCTCTTCGCGTTCGCCGGGTCGATCGCGACCGCAATGAGCGACACCCTCTCGAGCGAGATCGGCAGCGTCTTCGATCGCCCCCGGCTAATCACGACGCTCGAGCCGGTCGAGCCCGGCACCGACGGCGGCGTCACCTGGCAGGGCGAACTCGCCGGTCTCACGGGCGCGACCGTCGTCGCCGCCATCACCGCCGGCGTCTTCCCCGAGATCGACCTCGTCGGCGGGGCGATCGTCGTCGTGGCCGGCGTCGTCGGGATGACCGTCGACAGCCTCCTCGGGGCGACCCTCGAGGGGCCGCTGCTGGGCAATCAGAGCGTGAACTTCCTCGCGACGCTGTCCGGCGCGCTTGCAAGCGCCGCGCTGGTGCTGGTCGTTCCCCTCCTCGGCTGA
- the dnaG gene encoding DNA primase DnaG — protein MEDTSKYLIHADVTADGVVERSDVVGAIFGQTEGLLGDDLDLRDLRQSGKVGRIDVEITSTGGQSHGQVTIATSLDKVETATLAAALETISRVGPCRADLEIREIEDVRAAKRKEVVDRAKELLRTGFDDTIMSSDEILAEVRQQVRVEDITEYEGLPAGPRVTDSDAIIVVEGRADVLTLLKYGIKNAIAVEGTNVPDAVAELTRHRTVTAFLDGDRGGDLILEELAQVGDIDYVAFAPAEGSVEDLDHHELFAALRNKVPYDTVAELNEPREAVAATDGSATPSPPPSDAGPDATDRRETTATTETGAGDGATAADADPTQPAKAKTERTATTRSAGESEPNRTGTESSPASGGDRTAADEAESDDDRSPETVYGHAAAVIRAETDRVRFLDGDGETIDEVHAGDAYDALEDLEPVPTTVVLDDALGQRLLDLAADRGVDRIIARSLGAFTKRPTAVRIHAIDEIAERPPETNKSH, from the coding sequence ATGGAAGACACCTCGAAATACCTCATTCACGCGGACGTGACGGCCGACGGGGTCGTCGAACGCAGCGACGTCGTCGGTGCCATCTTCGGCCAGACGGAGGGCCTGCTCGGCGACGACCTCGACCTTCGCGACCTCCGCCAGTCCGGCAAAGTCGGCCGTATCGACGTCGAAATCACGAGTACCGGCGGCCAGTCACACGGCCAAGTAACCATCGCGACGAGCCTCGACAAAGTCGAAACCGCGACCCTCGCGGCCGCCCTCGAGACGATCTCCCGGGTCGGTCCCTGTCGGGCCGACCTCGAGATCCGCGAGATCGAAGACGTCCGGGCGGCAAAGCGAAAGGAAGTCGTCGACCGGGCGAAGGAACTGCTCCGGACGGGCTTCGACGATACGATCATGTCCTCCGACGAGATCCTCGCGGAGGTCCGCCAGCAGGTCCGTGTCGAGGACATCACCGAGTACGAGGGGCTGCCCGCGGGTCCTCGGGTGACGGACAGCGATGCCATCATCGTCGTCGAGGGACGGGCAGACGTCCTCACGCTGTTGAAATACGGCATCAAAAACGCCATCGCCGTCGAGGGGACGAACGTCCCCGACGCGGTCGCCGAACTCACCCGCCACCGTACCGTCACGGCCTTCCTCGACGGCGACCGCGGCGGCGATCTGATCCTCGAGGAACTCGCACAGGTCGGCGACATCGACTACGTGGCCTTCGCCCCGGCCGAGGGCTCCGTCGAGGACCTGGACCATCACGAACTGTTCGCCGCCCTCCGGAACAAGGTCCCCTACGACACCGTCGCCGAACTGAACGAACCCCGGGAGGCGGTCGCCGCGACCGACGGCAGTGCGACGCCGTCCCCGCCGCCGTCGGACGCCGGACCCGACGCGACCGACCGTCGAGAGACGACGGCTACGACCGAGACCGGGGCCGGCGACGGGGCGACCGCCGCCGATGCCGACCCGACGCAGCCGGCGAAAGCGAAGACCGAACGGACGGCCACGACCCGATCGGCGGGCGAGTCCGAACCGAACCGAACCGGTACGGAGTCGTCCCCGGCGTCCGGCGGTGACCGAACGGCCGCTGACGAGGCCGAATCGGACGACGACCGCTCACCGGAAACCGTCTACGGCCACGCAGCCGCCGTCATCCGTGCGGAGACCGACCGCGTTCGGTTCCTCGACGGCGACGGGGAGACGATCGACGAGGTCCACGCTGGCGACGCCTACGACGCCCTCGAGGACCTCGAGCCGGTGCCGACGACGGTCGTCCTCGACGACGCCTTGGGACAGCGGCTGCTCGATCTGGCGGCCGACCGCGGCGTCGACCGGATCATCGCCCGCTCGCTCGGGGCGTTTACCAAGCGACCGACGGCCGTCCGGATCCACGCGATCGACGAGATCGCCGAGCGACCGCCGGAGACGAATAAGAGCCACTGA
- a CDS encoding DUF7344 domain-containing protein produces the protein MVGPKDAHDTANDAFDVLSHHRRRYALQCLREYETPLALADLADEVAVREHDRPLPEISAEAVKRIYVSLYHTHVPKLADADYVRYSQERDEVALLDHVARLEQRRRYLVAERSTTNG, from the coding sequence ATGGTTGGGCCGAAAGACGCACACGACACCGCGAACGACGCGTTCGACGTTCTCTCACACCACCGTCGTCGCTATGCGCTGCAGTGTCTCCGGGAGTACGAGACGCCGCTGGCGCTCGCCGATCTGGCCGACGAGGTCGCCGTCAGGGAACACGACCGTCCGCTGCCGGAGATTTCGGCCGAGGCAGTCAAGCGGATCTACGTCTCGCTCTATCACACGCACGTCCCGAAGTTGGCGGACGCCGACTACGTCCGCTACAGTCAGGAGCGAGATGAGGTCGCGCTCCTGGATCACGTGGCGCGACTCGAGCAACGCCGGCGCTATCTCGTGGCCGAGCGATCGACCACGAACGGGTAG